Proteins found in one Herbiconiux sp. A18JL235 genomic segment:
- a CDS encoding GNAT family N-acetyltransferase, producing MTQISVSETRRMFRAAKDALASAGLRRPRVLRGERTEHPFEAPELRTERLLLRPHRAAARDAADWFELQAQPSVTEFLPWPERDRRLSARHLRDRTRHVRLWQADDFLALAVELDGRLIGDVSLHLRKVARDERSVEMGWVLHPAHGGKGYATEAARAVRDLAFERLEAREVTAVTDARNRRSVALATRLGFVERTRRDCARQTDGTVEFALDRDRWDRARREREDRPRRIERRTPQGRSHHAGRERRAA from the coding sequence ATGACTCAGATCAGCGTCTCCGAGACCCGACGGATGTTCCGCGCCGCGAAAGACGCCCTCGCCTCGGCGGGTCTGCGCCGACCCCGGGTGCTCCGTGGGGAGCGCACCGAGCATCCGTTCGAGGCCCCCGAGCTGCGCACGGAGCGGCTGCTGCTGCGCCCGCATCGTGCTGCGGCTCGCGACGCGGCCGACTGGTTCGAGCTGCAGGCGCAGCCCTCGGTCACCGAGTTCCTGCCGTGGCCCGAACGCGACCGTCGCCTCTCGGCGCGGCACCTGCGCGATCGCACCCGCCACGTGCGGCTCTGGCAGGCCGACGACTTCCTCGCCCTCGCCGTCGAGCTCGACGGGCGGCTCATCGGCGACGTCTCCCTGCATCTCCGGAAGGTCGCTCGCGATGAGCGCTCGGTGGAGATGGGCTGGGTGCTGCACCCCGCCCACGGCGGCAAGGGGTACGCCACCGAGGCGGCGCGCGCCGTGCGCGACCTCGCCTTCGAGCGACTCGAGGCTCGGGAGGTGACGGCGGTGACGGATGCGCGCAATCGTCGGTCGGTGGCCCTCGCCACCCGGCTCGGTTTCGTCGAGCGCACGCGACGCGACTGCGCCCGGCAGACTGACGGCACCGTGGAGTTCGCCCTCGACCGCGACCGCTGGGACCGGGCTCGACGCGAGCGGGAGGATCGCCCCCGGCGGATCGAGCGCCGGACACCCCAGGG